In Oenanthe melanoleuca isolate GR-GAL-2019-014 linkage group LGE22, OMel1.0, whole genome shotgun sequence, the following proteins share a genomic window:
- the LOC130265927 gene encoding cytochrome c oxidase assembly protein COX14 homolog translates to MVSKKQLADFGYKAFSGSMMLLTVYAGYLCSVRVQRMLQQRRQRESAPGPDS, encoded by the coding sequence ATGGTGTCCAAAAAGCAGCTGGCAGATTTTGGCTACAAGGCGTTCTCGGGCTCCATGATGCTGCTGACGGTGTACGCCGGGTACCTGTGCAGTGTCCGCgtgcagaggatgctgcagcagcgCCGCCAGCGCGAGAGCGCGCCCGGCCCCgacagctga